The Microlunatus antarcticus DNA segment GTCGCGCTCGGCGTCGCCGGGGCAGCCGGGGCCCAGGTGTACGCGGCCGTCCGCGACGAGCTGAGCCGCCGTACGGCCGAGCTCGCTCCCGGGCTGGACGTCCAGGTCATCTCCACCGTGCGGATGGGCTTCACCCTCGGCTGGGTCGTCGGGCCGGTCCTCGGCACGGTCGTCGGCAGCGTCCTGGGGCTGCGCGCCGTGCTCTTCATGACCGCCGCGCTCTCGCTCCTGCAGCTCGTCCCGATGATCGGGGTGCGGGCGCCGCGCTTCGTGGCGCCCACCGCGCCGGGCGTCGCTCCGACCCGGCGGGGTTCCCGACGGGCCCTGCTGCCGCTGCTCGCCTTCTGCGGGCTGGTGATGGTCGCGGCCAGCGGGGACACGGTCAAGTTCGCCTACCTGCCGCTCTACATGAGCGAGCAGCTCCACCTCCCGGCGGCGGTCCGGGGCGGCGTCATCGCCCTGCAACCCGTCTGCGAGCTGGCGCTCATGCCGCTGGCGGCGCGGCTGGCCGGCCGGTACGGACCGATGAAGGTCGTCATGGCGGGCACGGTCTGCGCCGTCGCCGCGCACCTCTGCTACGCGACGAGCACGACCGTGGTCGGCCTCGTCGTCGCCCAGGTGCTGCTCTCCGCGATGTGGGCCGGGATGGCCGGCCTCGGGGTGTCCGTGGCCCAGGAGCTCTACCCGAGCGGGGTCGGCGTGGCGTCGTCGACGTTCATGAGCTCGCTGGTCTTCTCCTCGACCTTCGGCGGGCTGCTCGGCAGCGCGTTCGTCTCCGGCCTCGGGATCCCGGGGGTCTTCGTGGTCCCCGCCGTGCTCAGCGCGCTCGCGCTGGTCGGGATGGCGGTCCTGGCTCGCCGCCTCGGCCGCCGTACGCAGGCGCCGGTCGAGGACCTGGTCGGCGCGGGCGTCTAGCGCTCAGGCGCGGGTGCCGCGCACGACGGCGAGCGCCTCGCCGAAGCCGACCGGGCGGCAGCCGTACGCCAGGGCGTGGGCGCGCAGTGCCGGCTCGGCCCGGAACAGGGCCAGCCCGCGCCGGAGGAGGACCGGGACCGGCTTGCGGTGCTCGGAGACGTCGCGGACGAAGCGGAAGAGCAGGGTCTGCAGGCGGGGCCGGTCGAGGTAGATCGCGTCCATCTCCAGGCCGGCCGCGCGGCAGGCCGGGACGAGGTCCGGGGCGAAGAGGCCTTCGGCCACGAACGTCGCTGCGTCCCCGAGCTCGACCGTGCGCAGCCCCGTACGGCGGCTGGTCGCGATGTCGTAGACGGGCACCTCCGCGGACCCGGTCCGGCAGAGCGACACCAGCGCCGCGAGCGCCGCCCCGGCGTCCCAGCTGCCCGGGTCGTCCCAGTCGACGGCGGGGGCCTCGTCGGCCCCCACCGTGGTGGTCGTCCGGGGGTTGGCCGGGTCGTCCTCGTCGCGGTAGAAGTCGTCGAGGTTGACCCGCGGGCAGGCGACCACGGAGACGAGCCGGGACTTGCCGCTCCCCGAGGGACCGGCGAGCAGGACGAGCGCGGGCACCGGGCGATCCTAGGCCCGCCCGGCGCCCGCGGGATCAGGCCGAGACGCGCGCCACCGAGCGCTCGAGGGCGGTGACGGCCTCGTCGAGCTCCTCCGCCGTGACGACCAGCGCCGGGCGGAAGCGGATGGAACGTTCGCCGCAGGGGAGGGCGACGACCTGCTCGTGCTCGAAGAGGTCCACGACCACGGAGTCGCGGGTCGTCCGGTCGGCGAGGTCGACGGCGGCGAAGAGGCCGCGCCCGCGCGGGTTGTCCATGACCGGCGAGCCGGCCGCGACGCGCTGCAGCCCCGCGAGGAGGTGCTCGCCCATGGCCGCGGCGTGCTCGAAGAGCCCGTCCGACTCCATGATCTCGAGCATCCGGCGAGACCGGACCATGTCGACCAGGCCGCCGCCCCAGGTGGAGTTGATCCGGCCCTGGACGACGAAGACGTTCTGCTCGACCTCGTCCACCCGGCCGCCGGCCATGATCCCGCCGACCTGCGCCTTCTTGGAGAACGCGACGACGTCGGGAGTCACGCCGAGCTGCTGGTAGGCCCACGCGTTGCCGGTCGTGCCGACGCCGGTCTGCACCTCGTCGAAGATCATCAGGGCGTCGTGGTCGTGGGCGAGCTGCTTCATCCGCGCGAAGAACTCGGGCCGGACGTGGTTGTCGCCGCCCTCGCCCTGGATCGGCTCGGCGATGAAGGCGGCGATGTCGTGCGGGTGGGCCCGGAACGCGCGCTCGGCCTGCTCCAGCGCGTGCGCCTCGGCGGCCTCGACCTCGTCCAGGTGGTCGGCGAGCGGGAAGCGCACGGCGGGCACGTCGATGCGCGGCCAGTCGAACTTCGGGAAGCGGTCGGTCTTGTTCGGCTCGGTGTTGGTCAGCGACATCGTGTAGCCGCTGCGCCCGTGGAACGCCCGGCTCAGGTGCATGATCTTGGTCCCGAGCTCACGGCTGCGGCCGTGGGACTCGTTCCAGCGGCTCTTCCAGTCGAACGCGACCTTGAGCGCGTTCTCGACGGCGAGCGCCCCGCCCTCGACGAAGAACAGGTGCGGCAGGGCCGGATCGCCCAGCACCCGCGCGAACGTCGCGACGAAGTCGGCGTACGCGGTGCTGTAGACGTCCGGGTTGGCCGGCTTGTGCAGCGCGACCTGGCCGAGCTCGGCGACGAAGCTCGGGTCGTCGGCCAGGCCGGGGTGGTTGAAGCCCAGCGGCGACGACGCGAAGAACGTGTAGAGGTCGAGGTAGCGCCGACCCGTGCGGGAGTCGACGATGCGCGAGCCGCGGCTGCGCTCGAGGTCGACGACGAGGGCGGCGGGGTCGGTCAGGAGGTGCGTGGCGAGCACCTCGTGCACCTCGGCGGGCGTCAGTCGGGTCTGTTCGGCCATGTCTGCTCCTTGGGTCGTGTCTGGCAGAAAGATATCCTGCCAGACCAGAGGAGCGCGGGAAAATCGGCGGGTGAGGCCCCGTACGACAAGAGTTAACCCGGCTGTGGCGGGACCGTCACGTGGGCGGCAGGGCGGCTCGGGGGTCGGCCAGCGGGAACTCGGGGTCCGGGGCGAGCGAGCCGTCGGGTGCGATGTGGTCGAAGATCTGGTGCACCAGCGTCAGGACGTGCGGGTCGTCGACCGTGTAGATCTGCCGGCGGCCGTCCCGGCGGGCGCTGACCAGCCCGGCGAGCCGGAGCTTGGTCAGGTGCTGGCTGGCCGTGGCGATGCTCACCCCGGCCTTCTCCGAGAGGGTGCCGACGTCGTGCTCCCCGGCGGCGGCCAGGGCGACCAGGTGCAGCCGCACCGGCGTCCCGAGCAGGGCGAACGTCCGGGCGGCGACGTCGAGCTGGTCACCGGTGGGCTCGGTCGTCACCCCCTGATCATGCCCGCCGCCCACCCCGGGTCAGGCGTCCGTGGCTCGCGTCACGTCACTTCGATACTTGCGCGAACGACGAAACGTGACAGGGTGGGGGCATGCGCGCGCTCCGACCGGTCCTCCTCTGCCTGCTGCTGGCGGTCCCTGCGGTCGCCCTGCGGCTCACCGGGACCGAGGTGGCCCCGGGCGTGGCCCTGCTGACGTTCGGGATCGCGGTCGTGGCGTCGTCGTTCGTGCTGGCCTGGGCGGCCGAGGCGGCCGAGGTCGACATCGCGGGCGGGCTGGCCATCGCCGTGCTCGCCGTGATCGCCGTGCTGCCCGAGTACGCGGTCGACCTCTACTTCGCCTACACCGCCGGCTCGCGCCCCGAGTACGTGCAGTTCGCCGCCGCCAACATGACCGGCTCGAACCGCCTGCTCCTCGGCCTCGGCTGGTCGCTCGTCGTGCTGCTGGCCCTCTACGTGGCCCGGCGGCGCACCGGCCGCCCGGTGAAGGAGCTCGTCCTCGACCCCGCGTACCGCATCGAGATCGGGTTCCTCGCGCTCGCGTCGCTGCTCGCGCTCGTCGTGCCCGCGACCGGGGAGATCCACCTCTGGCTGGGGCTCGTCCTGCTCGGTGTCTTCGTCTTCTACCTGGTCCGCATGGCGCGCTCGGGCTCCGACGACGAGCACGACCTCGTCGGACCCGCGGCCCGGATCGGCGCCCTGCCCACCCGCACGCGACGCATCACGGTGGTGGCCATGTTCGTGGTGGCCGCGCTGGTCATCCTGGCCTCGGCCGAGCCGTTCGCCGACGCCCTGGTGCACAGCGGCCAGGCGCTGGGGATCGACCAGTTCCTGCTCGTGCAGTGGCTCGCGCCGCTGTCCTCGGAGGCGCCGGAGCTGATCATCGCGATGATCTTCGCGCTGCGGGGCAAGGGCGGGGCCGCCCTCGGCCTGCTCGTGTCGGCCAAGGTCAACCAGTGGACGCTGCTCGTCGGCAGCCTGCCGATCGCCTACCTCGCCGGCGGCGGCTCGACCAGCCTGGTGCTGGACTCCCGCCAGGTCGAGGAGTTCGCCCTGACCGTCGCGCAGACCCTGATGGGGATCGCGGTGCTGATCACGCTGCGCTTCCCGCGCTGGGCCGCGTGGACCCTGCTGGCGCTGTTCGGGATCCAGTTCGGCGTGCCCGGGACGGGTGGCCGGCTGGTCCTGACCGGCGTCTACCTCGTGCTCGCAACGGTCGCGCTGGTGATCAACCGGCACAGCGTCCTGCCCACCCTCGCCGCGCCGTTCCGGCGGACGCAGAGCGTCGTCAGCGCGGCTGCGGCGGACGTCAGAGAGCTTCAGCCGAGCGGATCGGCGGGTCGGTAGGCCTCGCCCACCCCGGCCACGCCGGTCGCTGCCGCGGGAGGCAGCGCGCGACGAGGTCCAGCGCCGCCCGGACCGACGGGCGGGTCGAGGGGTCGGGCGCGGTGAGGCGCTCGACCGCGTCGGCCAGCGCGGCCGAGCCCGGACCCGGCCAACGTCGGGCCAGGGTCTCGCGGAGCACCGCGCCCACGCCGTAGACGTCCATGGCCGCGCTGACCGGCTCGCACGCCTCCATCTCGGGGCTGGCGTAGCCGAGCGTCCCCACGGGACGGCCCGCGGGCTGGCGGCTGCCCAGGCGACGGGAGCTGCCGAGATCGATCAGCACGGCGTGGCCGTCGCGGACCACGACGTTGGCGGGGGTGACGTCGAGGTGGGCGACCCCGCGGGCGTGCAGGGGCAGGAGCGCGCTGAGCAGCTGGCTGCCCAGCAGCGCCGCCGCCCCCGCGGGGATACGACGACGAGCCAGCAGGTCGTCGAGGTCGGAGCCGCCGACGTGCTCCTGCACGACGTACGGCAGCCCGGCGCCGAGGTCGTGGCGGTAGAGGTGCGGGAGGTGCGGGTGGAGGATGCCCTCCAGCGCCCGGACCTCGCGGCCGAGGGACGCCCGGGCGCGCGGGTGGTCGACCTGGTGCGGCCGCGGGAGCTTGACCACGACCGGGGCCCACAGGAGCCCGCACCAGCCCAGCCACGCCTCGCAGCGGCCACCGACCCCCAGCCGGCGCCACGCCTGCACGTCCGGGACCAGGGGTGCTCCCTCCGCCACGACCCAGACCGGGTCGCCGTCGTCGTCGACCTCGGTCGTCGAGGTCCGCTGCTCGACCGTCATCGCCTGCTCTTCCTCGTCAGAGATCTGGGGTGCCCCTCGTGCGTAGGACGGGCCGTCCCGGGGTGGGGACGGCCCGTCGGGTGCGTCAGGAGCGCGAACGGCTCCGGCTCCGGCTGCGGCTCCGGCTGCGCGAGCGGCCGTGCTTCCGGTCGGCCACGAGGGCCTTGATGCGGATGATCTTCATGCGTGTTCACCTCCTCGTGAGCTGGTGGACTGGTCGGACGTGCTGGCGAGCGGGCGTTCCCGGGGTCCGGGGCTGACCGCCCGACCCGTCAGGAGCGCGAACGGCTGCGGCTGCGGGACCGGCTGCGGCTGCGCGAGCGGCCGTGCTTCCGGTCGGCCGCGAGGCGCTTGATGCGGATGATCATGAGGTCATCACCCCCTCCCGGGTCTCGTGGCGGGCGACGGCACCGAGCGGTGCGGTCGAGCTCTGGGTCAGGTGGACGATGCGGTCGGCGACGCGCGCCAGGGCCGGGTCATGGGTCACCAGGAGGGTCGTGCGCCGGGCGGTCGTGGCCCGGACCGCGTCGATCACGTGCGCCGCGGAGGCCGCGTCGAGCGAGGCGGTCGGCTCGTCGAGCAGCACCAGCCGGGCCGGCGAGACGGCGGCCCGCGCCAGGGCGACCCGGCGTCGCTGACCGCCCGACAGCCGCAGGCCGCCCTCGCCCAGCGGGGTGTCGTAGGCCAGCGGCAGCCGGTCCACGAACTCGTCCACGTGGGTCCGGGCGCACGCCTCGACGACCTGGGCCCGGGTCGCGGTCCGCGACCCGAAGGCGACGTTCTGGGCGAGGGTCGCGTCCAGCAGCCAGGGGTCCTGCGGCACGTAGGCGATCTGCTCGCGGACGCTCTGCCGGGTCCAGCGGCGCAGGTCGGTGCCGTCGACCAGGATCGTCCCGGTCTCGGGGTCCCACAGCCGGAGGAGCAGCAGGAGCAGGGTGCTCTTGCCGACCCCGCTCGGGCCGAACAGGCACACGGTCTCGCCGCGCTCGATCGTCAGGTCCACGTCCGCGAGCACCGGGCGCCCGGGCTCGTAGCCGAACCCGACCCCCCGGAACTCCACCGGCCCGAGCAGCGCCGGGGCCACCACGGCCCCGGCCGCGTCGGGTCCCTCCGGCTCGGCCTCGAGGACGTCGTTGATCCGGTCGGCGCTCGCGCCGGCCCGGGCCCAGACGCCGGACAGGCGGGTGAGGGCGCGGACGGGGGAGTAGAGGTCGCGCAGGTAGCCGAGCACCACGAGCAGGCCGCCCGTGCTCAGCGACCCGTTAGTGACCTGGAGGCCGCCGGCGACCAGGACCAGGGCGGCGCCGAGCGCCAGCACGAGGTCGGCGTACGGGGTCCAGCGGGTCTCGACGTCGACGGCGGCGACGTTCGTCCGGAGCAGGTCGGCGTTCGTGCTGCCGAAGTCGCCGACCGCGCGGTCGACGCGGCCGAAGGCCTGGACGGCGACGACGTTGCGGAGCAGGTCGGTCGCCGTCGTGCTCAGCCGACCGGCCGCGGAACGGGCCGCGACCTGGCTGGAGCGGACGCGACGGCGCTGGTGGACGGCCAGCACCGCGAGCAGCGGGACGACGAGCAGGCCGAGCAGCGCGAGCCACGGGTCGAGCGCGACCAGGACGACGGTGACGCCGACGAGCATGAGCACGTCGGGCACGAGGCTGAGCGTCGTGGCCGCGACCGCGTCGAGGACCCGGCCGACGTCCGAGGTGAGCCGGGAGACGACCTCGGCGCTGCGGGTGCCCGCGTGCCAGCGCAGGGAGAGCCGCAGGCTGCGGCTGAGGACGTCGTGGCGCAGACCGGCACCCAGCCGCTCGGCCGTCCGCTCGGCGGAGCGGGTCGCGCCGAGGTCGAGCAGGCTGACCAGCACGCTGGTGAGGAGCGTCGTGACCCCGGCGCCGACCAGCAGGAGCGCGGGGTCGACGCCGGCGAGGACGGGCGGGATGCCGTCACGCTCGATGGCCCAGTCGACGGCGAGCGCCAGCGGCCAGGGCCGGGCGAGCTCCGCCCCCACCTGCAGCACCGACAGGCCGCAGGAGGCGACCAGCGCACGACGGTGCGTTCGGGCCGGCTCCACGACGAGGCGGAGGAGGGAGGAGGTGCTCACGGCATCCACACTCGGTCGGGCCCGGTGCAGCCCGCCATCGGACCTTCGGGCTAGTCCGATCGTCCGACGGCGCGGGGACGTCCGCGGGCTTACGCTCGCTGACCATGGTCGATCCACGACGGCGACGGCGCGCCGACCCGCAGGCGCCCGTGTCCGTGGCCGGCCTCGTGCTGCGGTTCAGCCTGGCCGGGCTCGTGGTGATGGCGCTGCTGGGGACGGTGCTGGCCGTGCTCGCCCGGCAGGCGGGGACCGAGCAGGCGGTCGACTCGGCCCGTCAGGTGGCGTACGTCGCCGGGCGAGGCATCGCCGAGCCCCGCCTCACCGACGCGGTGCTCGCCGGCGACCCCGCGGCCCTGCGTGCGCTCGACGTCGACCTGCACCGCTACGTGCTGCAGGGCTCGCTGGTGCGGGTCAAGCTCTGGCGTGCCGACGGGCGCATCCTCTACTCCGACGAGCCGCGCCTGGTGGGGCAGGGCTTCCCGCTCCAGGAGGACGAGACGGAGGCGCTCGAGCAGGGGCTCGTCGACTCCGAGATCAGCGACCTCTCGGCACCCGAGAACGTCTACGAGCGGCCGTTCGGCAAGCTGCTCGAGGTGTACGTCGGACTCACCTCCGCCAGCGGGGAGCGGCTGCTCTTCGAGGCGTACTTCCGCTACGACGCCGTGGTCACCGCCGCCGAGGCGCAGTGGCGCAAGTACGCGCCGCCCACGCTGGCCGGGCTCCTCGCGCTCCAGCTGGTGCAGATCCCGTTCGCCTGGTCGCTCGCCCGCCGGCTCCAGCGTCAGCAGCGCGAGCGTCAGCGCCTGCTCCAGCGGGCGGTCGACGCCTCCCAGGTGGAGCGACGTCGCATCGCCGGGGACCTGCACGACGGCGTCGTCCAGGACCTGACCGGCCTCACGTACGCCCTCGACGCGGCGCGACTCGGTCCCGACCGGCCGGACGGGCACCGCGAGCTGGTCGGTCGGGCGGCGAAGCAGCTGCGGGCCAGCGTCGCGGACCTGCGCACGCTGCTGGTCGAGATCTACCCGCCGGACCTCGCCGTCGAGGGGCTGCCCGCCGCGCTGACCGATCTCGCCGCGGGGCTGGAGCGCGCGGGTCTCCGCGTGGACCTCGACGTCGAGGACTCCGCCGACCTGCCGCTGGACGTGGCGTCGGTGCTCTTCCGCAGCGGGCAGGAGGTGCTGCGCAACGTCGTCGCGCACAGCGACGCCCGGCACGTCGCCCTGCAGGCCGGTCGGCGCGACGGGGTGGCGAGCCTCGTGGTGGACGACGACGGCCGCGGCTTCGACGCGGCGGACCTCGACCGCCGCTTCGCCGAGGGGCACATCGGGCTGCGGTCGCTGGGCGACCTGATCGACGACTCGGGGGGCACGTTGTCCGTCCGCTCCGCCCCGGGCCAGGGGACGCGCGTCGAGATCGTGGTGCCGGTCGCATGAACGGAACCGGCACCGTCTCCGTGCTGCTGGTCGACGACCACGCCATCGTCCGCGGCGGGCTGCGCGCGCTGCTCTCGACGACCACCGACCTCGTGGTCGTGGGGGAGGCGGGCGACGCCGACGAGGCGGTCCGCCTCGCCCGGGAGCTGCGACCCGACGTCGTGCTGATGGACCTGTCCATGCCCGGGACCGACGGCGTCCGGGCCACGGCGGCCCTGCTGGTCGTGCACCCGGAGGCCCACGTCCTCGTCCTGACCTCGTTGGCCGAGCAGCGCTGGATCCTCGACGCGCTCGAGGCCGGGGCCGAGGGCTACCTCCTCAAGCACAGCGAGCCCGAGGTGATCATGGCCGGCATCCGCGAGGTCGTCGCCGGCGGCTCGCCGTTGGACCCGAAGGCCGCCCGGACGCTCCTGACCAGCCGGCGGTCGGCGCCGGTCCCCGCGTCGACCCGGGCGACCTCGCCGTTGAGCGAGCGCGAGGAGGAGGTGCTGGCCATGGTCGCGGAGGGGCTGCCCAACAAGACGATCGGGCGCCGGCTCGGCATCACCGAGCGCACGGTCAAGGCACACCTCACGAACGTCTTCGCCCGGCTGGGCGTCGCCGACCGCACCCAGGCCGCCCTGTGGCACCAGCGGCGGGACCTGGACGCCGGGTCCTGAGCGCCCCGACCGCGGGCAGGTACTAGCACCTTGGTCCAGCAGACAGCGGCGGTGCACCCGAGGACGCTGGAGGGATGAGCAGGCCCACCCCACCCGTCGACCCCGCACCGGACGTCCGCGGGAGGACCGTGGTGTGGTCGGCGGGCTCGTCCCCGACGCGTGGTCGCAGAGGCTCCGGAAGCGCGTGGCGCGCCGCCGGTCTCGTCCTGGCCTCGGTCGCCGCCGTCCTCACCCTCGCGTACGCGGTGCAGGCCTGGCACGTCATCGCGCCGCCGACCGCGGGAGCCTCCGTCCCCCTGTGGCTGCCGGACGCGCTGCCCGTCGACGAGGCCCGGGCGGTCGACGCCTCCAGGCCGTCGTCGCGGCCGTCCCCGGTCCCCACCGCCGGCCGCGTGTCCCCGGCACCGGTGACCGCCCCCACCTCGGGGCCGCACCCCGTGGCGCCTCGTAGCAGCGAGGCGCACCACGCGGACCGGACGGCGACGGCGGGGCCACGGGCCCTCCGGCGGCTCGTCGTCCGGCTCCCGCTTGGCCTCCGGCTCGGACGACTCCCACCGTCCGACGAGGCACTCGACCTCCTCCTCGAGCGGCCACGGCGGCGGGTCCGACGACGAGGGGTCGAGCGGCTCGTCGGGCGGCGGTGCCGATCACCACGGGTCGAGCGGTGGGGGTGGTGCCGACGACGGTGGCTCGGGCCGCGGCAGCTCGGGGAGCGGGCACTCGAGCGGCAAGGACGGCTCCGGCAAGGGCGGCTCCGACAAGGACGAGTCCGGCAAGGGTGAGTCCGGGAAGGGCCACTCCGGCAAGGACGCCGGCGGCGAGCGCGACGGCGGGAGCGGTGGGTCGGGCTCCTGACGTCCGCGGGTCGTAGTCCCATCGTCCACTGGCGGCTACGACCTCGACGTCTGGAGGATGGCCGGGCCGGCGAGACCTCGCCGCCAGCCCCCCCGAACCCAGGAGCCTCCCGTGCCCCTCGCCCGCCCCCTCGTGCCCGCCCTGCGTGCCGCCCTCGTGGCCACCACCGTCCTCGCCACCGCCGCGCTCGGCGTGGCGACCGCCCCGACCGCCTCGGCCAAGGCGGACCCGACCGGCGACTTCGCCGTGACCGTCAACGGCACCACCTACAACCCCGCGCCGGGCAAGGACGTCAAGCTCAAGGACGTCACCCCCTCGGGACGGATCGCCGTACGCGGCGTCAACGTCCGCTTCGACCTCGACGTGTCGACCTTCGGCGTCTACGACTACACGCTGACCGGAGCACCTTCGGCCGACCGCATGGTCACCACGCCGACCGTCGTCTTCGCGTCGAAGGTGCCCACCCTGACCGCAGCCCAGCGCTCCGGCGCGCGGCTGTCGCAGCTCGAGGTCAGGGACGACACCCTCACCGCGATCCTCACCACCTCGGCCGGCAAGCTCAAGGTCCAGGCAAAGGACGCCCCGGCCGGCGGCATCTTCCAGATGGAGCCGGAGTTCGCCGGTCCGGTGACGCTGACCCACGTGCTCGGCCCGAACCTGTTCTACTTCGTCAACCCGTACACCAACAAGATCAACTTCGGCGACGGCCTGGACCCGGTGACCTCCGGCAGCGGTGCGCACCAGATGCTGCTCGGCAAGGACAGCCCCCAGGTGGCGACGAAGACGAGCCAGGACCGGACCACCACGACGTGGGTCGTCCAGCCCGGCGGACGCCTGGGTGGGGTTCTGGGCGAGGACGCCATCGAGCTCTCGGCGGGCGCCACGAATTGCACCAGCCAGTGCCAGGCGCAGAACCAGGTCCGTGGCTCGCTGCCCGTCCCGCCGCTGCCGACGAACCCGACCCCGATCGGCGGCTGACGCGCCGGCGCTCAGCCCAGGCCGAGCGCGGCCGACATCTCCTGCCGCAGGCGGGTCAGCGTCCCGCTGGCCCGCCTGCGGTCGTCCTCGAGGCCCCGGGTCTGGTCGAGCGGTACCCGCGCCTCGAGGTAGGCCTTGAGCTTGGGCTCGGTCCCGGAGGGCCGGACGACCACCCGGACGGTCGCGCCCTCGAGCCGGACGGCGTCGGTCGGCGGCAGGTCACCCAGGCCCCCCGACAGGTCGGTCACCGCGACCGGCTCGCCGACGAGCGTCGCGGGCGGCCGGGCCCGCAGCCGGGCCATCGCCTGCGTGATCTGGTCGAGGTCCTCGACCCGGACCGAGAGCTGACCGGTCAGCACGACGCCGTACGTCGTCGCGATCTCGTCGAGGCGTTCCGCCAGGGTCGACCCGGCCGCCTTGAGCGCGGAGGTCAGGGCCAGCACCCGGACGAGCGCGGTCATGCCGTCCTTGTCGTGGACCGCGGCGGGGTCGACGCAGTAGCCGATCGCCTCCTCGTAGCCGAAGGCCAGCCCCGGCACACGCCCGATCCACTTGAAGCCGGTCAGCGTCGTGGCGCTCGGCTGCCCGTACGCCGCCGCCACCGTGGCCAGCTGCGTGCTGGAGACGACCGAGCACGCGTACGTGCCGGTGGTCCCGCGGCGCAGCGCGTCCTCGCCGAGCAGCACACCGAGCTCGTCGCCGGTCAGCATCCGCCAGCCCGACCCCGGGAACGAGGCGGCGACGGCGCAGCGGTCGGCGTCGGGGTCGTTCGCCACGACCACGTCGGCGTCGACCCGTTCGCCGAGGGCGAGGGCGAGGTCGATCGCGCCGGGCTCCTCGGGGTTGGGGAAGGCGACGGTGGGGAAGTCCGGGTCGGGCTCGGCCTGCTCGGCCACGACCGACGGCGCGCCGAAGCCGGCCCGGGCCACGACGTCGAGCACGAGGCCGCCGCCCACCCCGTGCAGCGGTGTGTAGGCCCAGCGCAGCGCGCGGGGGGCGTCCGCGTCGACGAGCGAGGCCGCGCGGGCGGCGTAGGCGTCGAGCAGCGGGGCGCCGACGCGGGCGTACGCGTCGCTGCGCCGGACGTGGCCGAGCGGGTGGCGGGCCACGTCGTCGATGCGGGCGGCGATCTCGGCGTCCGCGGGCGGCACGATCTGGGAGCCGTCGGCGAGGTAGACCTTGTAGCCGTTGTCCTCGCGGGGGTTGTGCGACGCGGTGACGACGACGCCGGCGACGCAGCCGAGGTGCAGGATGCCGAAGGCCACGACCGGGGTCGGCACGGGACCCGCGGTCACCACGGCCTCGAACCCGGCGGCCGCCAGCACCTCGCCGGTGTCGCGGGCGAACCGTTCCGAGCCGTGCCGGGCGTCGTAGCCGACCAGCACCTTCGTGCCGTGCGCGTCGCGCAGCGCGACCTGGTCGCGCAGGTAGGCGGCGAGGCCGGCCGCGGCCTGGGTGACGACGACGCGGTTCATGCGGTTCGGGCCGGGACCGAGCCGGCCGCGCAGCCCGGCGGTGCCGAAGGCGAGCCGACCGGTGAACGACTCGGTCAGCTCGGCGAGGGCCTGGGCGTCGCCGCTCTCGGCCGACTGCAGCAGCCGTTCGGCCTCGGCGCGGGTCTGCGGGTCGGGGTCCTGCGCGGACCAGGCCTCGACGGCCTCGCGCAGGGTCGGCGGGACGGTGCTCACGCGGACCTCCTCAGAGCGCGGCGGCGATGCCGGCGAGCAGGCTCCGGAGGCGCGGTGCGGCGGCGGCGCCGGCCTCGAGCACCTCCTCGTGGTGCAGCGGCGTGGGGGAGATGCCGGCGGCCAGGTTGGTCACCAGGCTCAGCCCGAGCACCTCCGCGCCGAGCTCGCGGGCGGCGATGGTCTCGAGGCCCGTCGACATCCCGACGAGGTCGGCGCCGAGCACGCCGGCCATGAGGACCTCCGACGGGGTCTCGAAGGACGGGCCGTGGAACTGCGCGTAGACGCCCTCGGGCAGGCCGGGGTCGACGGTGCGGGCGAGGTCGCGCAGCCGCTTCGAGTAGCCCTCGGTCATGTCGATGAACCGGGCCCCGACGAGCGGGTTGGCCCCGGTGAGGTTGATGTGGTCGCGCATCAGCACGACGGTGCCGGCGGGACGGTCGAGCTTGAGCCCGCCGCAGCCGTTGGTCAGCACGACGGTCGTCGCACCTGCGGCGATCGCGGT contains these protein-coding regions:
- a CDS encoding ABC transporter ATP-binding protein, with product MSTSSLLRLVVEPARTHRRALVASCGLSVLQVGAELARPWPLALAVDWAIERDGIPPVLAGVDPALLLVGAGVTTLLTSVLVSLLDLGATRSAERTAERLGAGLRHDVLSRSLRLSLRWHAGTRSAEVVSRLTSDVGRVLDAVAATTLSLVPDVLMLVGVTVVLVALDPWLALLGLLVVPLLAVLAVHQRRRVRSSQVAARSAAGRLSTTATDLLRNVVAVQAFGRVDRAVGDFGSTNADLLRTNVAAVDVETRWTPYADLVLALGAALVLVAGGLQVTNGSLSTGGLLVVLGYLRDLYSPVRALTRLSGVWARAGASADRINDVLEAEPEGPDAAGAVVAPALLGPVEFRGVGFGYEPGRPVLADVDLTIERGETVCLFGPSGVGKSTLLLLLLRLWDPETGTILVDGTDLRRWTRQSVREQIAYVPQDPWLLDATLAQNVAFGSRTATRAQVVEACARTHVDEFVDRLPLAYDTPLGEGGLRLSGGQRRRVALARAAVSPARLVLLDEPTASLDAASAAHVIDAVRATTARRTTLLVTHDPALARVADRIVHLTQSSTAPLGAVARHETREGVMTS
- a CDS encoding histidine kinase — translated: MVDPRRRRRADPQAPVSVAGLVLRFSLAGLVVMALLGTVLAVLARQAGTEQAVDSARQVAYVAGRGIAEPRLTDAVLAGDPAALRALDVDLHRYVLQGSLVRVKLWRADGRILYSDEPRLVGQGFPLQEDETEALEQGLVDSEISDLSAPENVYERPFGKLLEVYVGLTSASGERLLFEAYFRYDAVVTAAEAQWRKYAPPTLAGLLALQLVQIPFAWSLARRLQRQQRERQRLLQRAVDASQVERRRIAGDLHDGVVQDLTGLTYALDAARLGPDRPDGHRELVGRAAKQLRASVADLRTLLVEIYPPDLAVEGLPAALTDLAAGLERAGLRVDLDVEDSADLPLDVASVLFRSGQEVLRNVVAHSDARHVALQAGRRDGVASLVVDDDGRGFDAADLDRRFAEGHIGLRSLGDLIDDSGGTLSVRSAPGQGTRVEIVVPVA
- a CDS encoding response regulator; protein product: MNGTGTVSVLLVDDHAIVRGGLRALLSTTTDLVVVGEAGDADEAVRLARELRPDVVLMDLSMPGTDGVRATAALLVVHPEAHVLVLTSLAEQRWILDALEAGAEGYLLKHSEPEVIMAGIREVVAGGSPLDPKAARTLLTSRRSAPVPASTRATSPLSEREEEVLAMVAEGLPNKTIGRRLGITERTVKAHLTNVFARLGVADRTQAALWHQRRDLDAGS
- a CDS encoding phospho-sugar mutase; translated protein: MSTVPPTLREAVEAWSAQDPDPQTRAEAERLLQSAESGDAQALAELTESFTGRLAFGTAGLRGRLGPGPNRMNRVVVTQAAAGLAAYLRDQVALRDAHGTKVLVGYDARHGSERFARDTGEVLAAAGFEAVVTAGPVPTPVVAFGILHLGCVAGVVVTASHNPREDNGYKVYLADGSQIVPPADAEIAARIDDVARHPLGHVRRSDAYARVGAPLLDAYAARAASLVDADAPRALRWAYTPLHGVGGGLVLDVVARAGFGAPSVVAEQAEPDPDFPTVAFPNPEEPGAIDLALALGERVDADVVVANDPDADRCAVAASFPGSGWRMLTGDELGVLLGEDALRRGTTGTYACSVVSSTQLATVAAAYGQPSATTLTGFKWIGRVPGLAFGYEEAIGYCVDPAAVHDKDGMTALVRVLALTSALKAAGSTLAERLDEIATTYGVVLTGQLSVRVEDLDQITQAMARLRARPPATLVGEPVAVTDLSGGLGDLPPTDAVRLEGATVRVVVRPSGTEPKLKAYLEARVPLDQTRGLEDDRRRASGTLTRLRQEMSAALGLG
- a CDS encoding purine-nucleoside phosphorylase, encoding MPSPTGPDPYELANQAAQAIRERFGIDGIDVSFTLGSGWAAASDDLGEEIGSCPLGDLPGFSAPVVIGHGGLLRIVRTASGKTAAVLTGRTHYYEGRGVAPVVHGVRTAIAAGATTVVLTNGCGGLKLDRPAGTVVLMRDHINLTGANPLVGARFIDMTEGYSKRLRDLARTVDPGLPEGVYAQFHGPSFETPSEVLMAGVLGADLVGMSTGLETIAARELGAEVLGLSLVTNLAAGISPTPLHHEEVLEAGAAAAPRLRSLLAGIAAAL